One genomic window of Macaca mulatta isolate MMU2019108-1 chromosome 8, T2T-MMU8v2.0, whole genome shotgun sequence includes the following:
- the PLEKHF2 gene encoding pleckstrin homology domain-containing family F member 2 has protein sequence MVDRLANSEANTRRISIVENCFGAAGQPLTIPGRVLIGEGVLTKLCRKKPKARQFFLFNDILVYGNIVIQKKKYNKQHIIPLENVTIDSIKDEGDLRNGWLIKTPTKSFAVYAATATEKSEWMNHINKCVTDLLSKSGKTPSNEHAAVWVPDSEATVCMRCQKAKFTPVNRRHHCRKCGFVVCGPCSEKRFLLPSQSSKPVRICDFCYDLLSTGDMATCQPARSDSYSQSLKSPLNDMSDDDDDDDSSD, from the coding sequence ATGGTGGATCGCTTGGCAAACAGTGAAGCAAATACTAGACGTATAAGCATAGTGGAAAACTGTTTCGGAGCAGCTGGTCAACCTTTAACTATACCTGGACGAGTTCTTATTGGAGAAGGAGTATTGACTAAGTTGTgcagaaaaaaacccaaagcaaggcagtttttcttatttaatgaTATTCTTGTATATGGCAATATTGTCatccagaagaaaaaatataacaaacaaCATATTATTCCCCTGGAAAATGTCACTATTGATTCCATCAAAGATGAGGGAGACTTAAGGAATGGATGGCTAATCAAGACACCAACTAAATCTTTTGCAGTTTATGCTGCCACTGCTACGGAGAAATCAGAATGGATGAAtcacataaataaatgtgttacTGATTTACTCTCCAAAAGTGGGAAGACACCCAGTAATGAACATGCTGCTGTCTGGGTTCCTGACTCTGAGGCAACTGTATGTATGCGTTGTCAGAAAGCAAAGTTCACACCTGTTAATCGTCGCCACCATTGCCGCAAATGTGGTTTTGTTGTCTGTGGGCCCTGCTCTGAAAAGAGATTTCTTCTTCCCAGCCAGTCCTCTAAGCCTGTGCGGATTTGTGACTTCTGCTATGACCTGCTTTCTACTGGGGACATGGCCACATGCCAACCTGCTAGATCAGACTCTTATAGTCAGTCATTGAAGTCTCCTTTAAATGATAtgtctgatgatgatgatgatgatgacagcagTGACTAA